The Malus domestica chromosome 10, GDT2T_hap1 genome contains a region encoding:
- the LOC114827623 gene encoding uncharacterized protein, translated as MGSCFPKQLERRKAISTERKVLRDLHQSVGEDFPACAYRPPDRKNWIAGINPEKVHVNKIVWPGTHDSATNKIGIPCITRPFGQCQTMSIYKQLVTGTRVLDIRVQKDCHVCHGILVTYHIDVVIKDIKKFLSETESEIILLEIRTEYGHQDPPDFDKYLVEQLGEVLINQNDNVFNKTISELLPKRIICVWKPRNSPPPKAGGPLWNSIYLKDDWIDTDLPSTKFENNLKCLSEQPPISSRKFFYRVENTVTPQADNLVVCVRPVTRRIHEFARLFITECFSRGIADRLQIFSTDFIDEDFVDACVAVTYSRIDHGKA; from the coding sequence ATGGGTTCCTGCTTCCCTAAACAGCTCGAACGCCGGAAGGCGATCTCAACGGAGCGGAAAGTGCTACGTGATCTCCACCAAAGCGTTGGTGAGGACTTCCCAGCATGTGCCTACAGGCCTCCAGACAGGAAAAATTGGATAGCGGGGATCAACCCGGAAAAAGTTCACGTAAACAAAATTGTATGGCCAGGAACTCACGACTCTGCAACCAACAAGATTGGAATTCCATGCATCACTAGGCCTTTTGGACAATGCCAAACAATGTCTATATACAAACAGCTTGTCACAGGCACTAGAGTCCTTGACATTCGGGTTCAGAAAGATTGTCATGTGTGCCACGGAATTCTCGTCACATACCACATTGATGTCGTGATAAAGGACATTAAAAAATTTCTGTCAGAAACAGAGTCTGAGATCATACTTCTCGAAATCAGGACGGAATATGGGCACCAGGACCCTCCTGATTTCGATAAGTATTTGGTAGAACAGCTCGGAGAGGTTCTAATCAACCAGAACGACAATGTGTTCAACAAGACTATTTCAGAGCTGTTACCGAAGCGAATAATATGTGTGTGGAAGCCAAGGAATTCACCTCCCCCTAAGGCAGGGGGGCCTCTGTGGAATTCTATCTACCTGAAGGATGATTGGATTGATACGGATTTGCCATCAACAAAATTTGAGAACAATTTGAAGTGTTTGAGTGAACAACCTCCAATTTCATCAAGGAAATTTTTTTACAGGGTGGAGAACACAGTGACACCTCAGGCTGATAACCTTGTGGTATGTGTTAGGCCTGTGACCAGGCGGATTCATGAGTTTGCACGGTTGTTTATAACGGAGTGCTTCTCTAGAGGTATTGCAGATAGGTTGCAAATCTTCTCTACTGATTTTATAGATGAGGATTTTGTTGATGCATGTGTTGCTGTTACATACTCAAGAATTGATCATGGGAAAGCCTGA